A genomic region of Stenotrophomonas sp. NA06056 contains the following coding sequences:
- a CDS encoding glucan biosynthesis protein D, which translates to MQRRDFIRNASLALAAFGLPSLPACAASKSGQLGLRRLGQPQPFDFATLKGQARALAQAPYQSHKRVLPGKLEALDWDQYQSIGYRQDHALWADQPGKFQAKFFHLGLYFHSPVRMYDVVDGKAQELAYDGAAFNYGKSGLKNGELPADLGFAGFRLNTRKDTDRDFAAFLGASYFRAVGKEGQYGQSARGLAIDTGMGKPEEFPDFIAYYLEQPAADSDTIIVYALLDSPSVSGAYRFAVTNGDVLLMDIDSALYPRKAIERLGIAPCTSMYQVGENDRRMGWDWRPEIHDTDGLSLWTGAGEWIWRPLLNPRNLRFNMFVDRNPRGFGLLQRDRNFDHYQDDGVFYEKRPCLWVEPKGDWGEGSVQLVEIPTVDETFDNIVAFWNPKEKPQPGQELLVGYRLYWGAQPPAHTPLAHCVASRTGLGGIIGKKREYFSWRFAVDFEGGELASLIDKADVEAVVETSRGRVEIVSARPLREIKGYRAMFDLVPPEGSTEQIDIRLYLRSGGKTLTETWLYQYTPPPAGAPERTLY; encoded by the coding sequence ATGCAACGACGCGACTTCATCCGCAATGCCTCCCTGGCCCTGGCCGCCTTCGGCCTGCCGTCACTGCCGGCCTGTGCGGCCAGCAAGAGCGGCCAGCTTGGGCTGCGCCGGCTTGGCCAGCCGCAGCCGTTCGATTTCGCCACCCTGAAGGGCCAGGCGCGCGCGCTGGCACAGGCGCCGTACCAGAGCCACAAGCGGGTGCTGCCGGGCAAGCTGGAAGCGCTGGACTGGGATCAGTACCAGTCGATCGGCTACCGCCAGGACCATGCCCTGTGGGCCGACCAGCCGGGAAAATTCCAGGCCAAGTTCTTCCATCTGGGCCTGTACTTCCATTCGCCGGTGCGCATGTACGACGTGGTCGACGGCAAGGCACAGGAGCTGGCGTACGACGGCGCCGCGTTCAACTACGGCAAGAGCGGGTTGAAGAACGGTGAGCTGCCGGCCGACCTCGGTTTTGCCGGGTTCCGGTTGAACACGCGCAAGGACACCGACCGCGATTTCGCCGCGTTCCTGGGGGCCAGCTACTTCCGCGCCGTCGGCAAGGAAGGCCAGTACGGCCAGTCCGCGCGTGGCCTGGCCATCGACACCGGCATGGGTAAGCCCGAGGAATTCCCGGACTTCATCGCCTATTACCTGGAACAGCCTGCGGCCGACTCGGACACGATCATCGTCTATGCGCTGCTGGATTCGCCCAGTGTATCCGGTGCCTACCGCTTTGCCGTCACCAACGGCGATGTGCTGTTGATGGACATCGACAGCGCGCTGTACCCGCGCAAGGCGATCGAGCGCCTGGGCATCGCGCCCTGCACCAGCATGTACCAGGTGGGTGAGAACGACCGACGCATGGGCTGGGACTGGCGCCCGGAGATCCACGATACCGATGGCCTGTCGCTATGGACCGGCGCTGGTGAATGGATCTGGCGGCCGCTGCTGAACCCGCGCAACCTGCGTTTCAACATGTTCGTGGATCGCAACCCGCGCGGCTTCGGCCTGCTGCAGCGTGACCGCAACTTCGACCACTACCAGGATGACGGCGTGTTCTACGAGAAGCGTCCGTGCCTGTGGGTGGAGCCGAAGGGTGACTGGGGCGAGGGCTCGGTGCAGCTGGTGGAGATTCCCACCGTTGATGAAACCTTCGACAACATCGTGGCCTTCTGGAACCCGAAGGAAAAGCCGCAGCCGGGCCAGGAACTGCTGGTCGGTTACCGGCTGTACTGGGGCGCACAGCCGCCGGCGCATACGCCGTTGGCGCACTGCGTGGCCAGCCGTACCGGCCTGGGCGGCATCATCGGCAAGAAGCGCGAGTACTTCAGCTGGCGTTTCGCGGTGGACTTCGAAGGCGGCGAACTGGCCAGCCTGATCGACAAGGCCGACGTTGAAGCGGTTGTTGAAACCAGCCGTGGCCGGGTGGAGATCGTCTCGGCGCGCCCGCTGCGCGAGATCAAGGGCTACCGGGCGATGTTCGACCTGGTGCCGCCGGAGGGCAGTACAGAGCAGATCGACATCCGCCTGTACCTGCGCAGTGGCGGCAAGACCCTGACCGAGACCTGGCTGTACCAGTACACCCCGCCGCCGGCGGGCGCGCCGGAGCGCACGCTGTACTGA
- a CDS encoding sel1 repeat family protein, with translation MRAALLLLPVLFLPLFATAAERPSGEEDAAVIGAGFMDSHPDMMYRQWGVNALRRNDVNGAMDNFRLAARYADKPAQGYLGEMYWYGVEQPRDPVMAYAWMDVAAERGYPLFVDLRNEYWATLPLEQHDAARAQASALRAEYGDEVARPRMAEVLRKGRREMTGSRVGSMSNNVDIVYMDGGISRTIKADRLYDPKYWDPKQYERWQDETWMKIRRGTVEVGVPTQSHATDAKP, from the coding sequence ATGCGCGCCGCCCTGCTGTTGCTTCCCGTGTTGTTCCTGCCCCTGTTCGCCACCGCGGCCGAGCGCCCATCCGGCGAAGAGGACGCGGCCGTGATCGGTGCTGGTTTCATGGACAGCCATCCGGACATGATGTATCGGCAGTGGGGCGTCAACGCCCTGCGCCGCAACGATGTCAACGGCGCGATGGACAACTTCCGGCTGGCCGCACGCTATGCCGACAAGCCCGCGCAGGGCTACCTGGGCGAGATGTACTGGTATGGCGTCGAACAGCCACGCGATCCGGTCATGGCCTATGCGTGGATGGACGTCGCCGCCGAACGTGGCTACCCGCTGTTCGTGGACCTGCGCAACGAGTACTGGGCGACCCTGCCGCTGGAACAGCACGACGCCGCGCGGGCGCAGGCAAGCGCGCTGCGCGCCGAATATGGCGACGAGGTCGCGCGCCCGCGCATGGCCGAAGTGCTGAGAAAGGGACGACGCGAGATGACCGGCAGCCGCGTAGGCTCGATGTCCAACAATGTGGACATCGTGTACATGGACGGCGGCATCTCACGCACCATCAAGGCCGACCGCCTGTATGACCCCAAGTACTGGGATCCGAAGCAGTACGAGCGCTGGCAGGACGAAACCTGGATGAAGATCCGCCGTGGCACGGTGGAAGTGGGTGTACCTACGCAATCGCACGCCACCGACGCCAAGCCCTGA
- a CDS encoding thymidine kinase — protein MAKLYFYYSAMNAGKTTTLLQSAHNYRERGMRVAILTPRLDDRAGRGVVASRIGLKADGVAFDRDTDLQQLIATDLDARGRLGCVLVDEAQFLSRSQVWQLSEVVDQLRIPVLCYGLRTDFRGELFEGSQYLLAWADEMQEIKTICHSGKKATMTVRVDEHGHAVQDGPQVEIGGNERYVSVSRAEFKKITRGEGRIDPAQAPLPL, from the coding sequence ATGGCCAAGCTCTATTTCTACTATTCGGCGATGAACGCCGGCAAGACCACCACCCTGTTGCAGAGCGCACACAACTACCGTGAGCGCGGCATGCGGGTGGCGATCCTGACCCCGCGCCTGGACGACCGTGCCGGTCGCGGCGTGGTCGCCTCGCGGATCGGGCTGAAGGCCGACGGTGTGGCCTTCGACCGCGACACCGACCTGCAGCAGTTGATCGCCACGGATCTGGACGCCCGCGGCAGGCTCGGCTGCGTGCTGGTGGACGAGGCGCAGTTCCTCAGCCGCAGCCAGGTCTGGCAGCTCAGCGAAGTGGTCGACCAGCTGCGCATCCCGGTGCTGTGTTACGGCCTGCGCACCGATTTCCGCGGCGAGTTGTTCGAGGGCAGCCAGTACCTGCTGGCCTGGGCCGACGAGATGCAGGAGATCAAGACGATCTGCCACAGCGGCAAGAAGGCGACCATGACCGTGCGCGTGGACGAACACGGCCATGCCGTGCAGGACGGTCCGCAGGTGGAGATCGGCGGCAACGAACGCTACGTGTCGGTCAGCCGCGCCGAGTTCAAGAAGATCACCCGTGGCGAGGGCCGTATCGACCCGGCGCAGGCACCGCTGCCGTTGTAG
- a CDS encoding UvrD-helicase domain-containing protein gives MHGLNPPQAAAVLHIEGPLLVLAGAGSGKTRVIVEKIAHLIGCGRYPAKRIAAITFTNKSAKEMRERVAKRLREQDADEVTICTFHALGLKFLQIEHAAVGLKRGFSIFDADDAAAQIKDLMYGAKPDDIEDMKNLVSRAKNAGLSPEQAMAAARSNREKEAAGIYERYQLRLSAFNAVDFDDLIRLPVQILEENPDIALAWRERIGYLLVDECQDTNDAQYRLLKQLAGDKGNFTCVGDDDQSIYAWRGANPENLQQMGRDYPALEIIKLEQNYRCSNRVLRAANALIANNPHEHLKKLWSDQADGERIRVWECRNSEHEAEKVAAEIAFVAQTRNVPWSDFCILFRGNFQSRPLEKAMQLLRIPYHLTGGTMFLERQEVKDTLAWLRLLVNPDDDTAFLRAVQSPKREVGAGTLAKLAELAQEKDMPMAQAAEAIGALQQLPPRAANSLARFTDILRDLRAQTRQISSGDMIRKVAKESGLLSELRQQAKEEASYQRRANNIEELAQWFEGGPRGATAADLAGQLALLSRSDKDEGGNQVRMMTMHASKGLEFPYVFIVGCEDGVLPHQVSLDEGNLQEERRLLYVGITRAKIQLWMSYSKLTRKFGEHVRLKPSRFFEEIPAEEIQRDGADPVADAARKKERATAGLAAIEALFD, from the coding sequence ATGCACGGTCTCAATCCCCCCCAAGCTGCCGCCGTCCTCCACATCGAAGGCCCCCTGCTGGTGCTCGCCGGCGCCGGCAGTGGCAAGACACGCGTGATCGTGGAAAAGATCGCCCATCTGATCGGTTGCGGCCGCTACCCGGCCAAGCGCATCGCTGCGATCACCTTCACCAACAAGTCGGCCAAGGAAATGCGCGAGCGCGTGGCCAAGCGCCTGCGCGAGCAGGATGCCGACGAGGTGACCATCTGCACCTTCCATGCGCTGGGCCTGAAGTTCCTGCAGATCGAACATGCCGCCGTCGGCCTCAAGCGCGGATTCTCGATCTTCGATGCCGACGATGCCGCAGCGCAGATCAAGGACCTGATGTACGGCGCCAAGCCCGACGACATCGAGGACATGAAGAACCTGGTGTCGCGCGCCAAGAACGCCGGCCTGTCGCCGGAACAGGCGATGGCCGCTGCGCGCAGCAACCGCGAGAAGGAAGCCGCCGGCATCTACGAGCGCTACCAGTTGCGCCTGAGTGCTTTCAACGCAGTGGACTTCGACGACCTGATCCGCCTGCCGGTGCAGATCCTGGAAGAGAACCCGGACATCGCGCTGGCCTGGCGCGAGCGCATCGGCTACCTGCTGGTCGACGAATGCCAGGACACCAACGATGCGCAGTACCGCCTGCTCAAGCAACTGGCCGGTGACAAGGGCAACTTCACCTGCGTGGGTGATGACGACCAGTCGATCTACGCGTGGCGCGGCGCCAACCCGGAAAACCTGCAGCAGATGGGGCGCGATTACCCCGCACTGGAAATCATCAAGCTGGAGCAGAACTATCGCTGCTCCAACCGCGTGCTGCGCGCGGCCAACGCGCTGATCGCCAACAATCCGCACGAACACCTGAAGAAGCTGTGGAGCGATCAGGCTGATGGCGAGCGCATCCGCGTATGGGAGTGCCGCAACAGCGAACACGAGGCCGAAAAGGTTGCCGCCGAGATCGCGTTCGTGGCGCAGACGCGCAACGTGCCGTGGAGCGATTTCTGCATCCTGTTCCGCGGCAACTTCCAGTCGCGTCCGCTGGAAAAGGCGATGCAGCTGCTGCGCATCCCCTACCACCTGACCGGTGGCACGATGTTCCTGGAGCGCCAGGAAGTGAAGGACACGCTGGCGTGGCTGCGGTTGCTGGTGAACCCGGACGACGACACCGCATTCCTGCGTGCGGTGCAGTCGCCCAAGCGCGAGGTCGGCGCCGGCACGCTGGCCAAGCTGGCCGAACTGGCCCAGGAAAAGGACATGCCGATGGCGCAGGCGGCTGAGGCCATCGGCGCGCTGCAGCAGCTGCCACCGCGCGCGGCCAACAGCCTGGCGCGCTTCACCGACATCCTGCGTGACCTGCGCGCGCAGACGCGGCAGATCAGCTCCGGTGACATGATCCGCAAGGTCGCCAAGGAATCGGGCCTGCTCAGCGAACTGCGGCAGCAGGCCAAGGAAGAAGCCAGCTACCAGCGGCGTGCCAACAACATCGAAGAACTGGCGCAGTGGTTCGAGGGCGGCCCGCGTGGCGCCACCGCGGCCGATCTGGCCGGCCAGCTGGCGCTGTTGTCGCGCAGCGACAAGGACGAGGGTGGCAACCAGGTGCGGATGATGACCATGCACGCTTCCAAGGGCCTGGAATTTCCGTACGTGTTCATCGTTGGCTGCGAGGATGGCGTGCTCCCGCACCAGGTCAGCCTGGACGAGGGCAACCTGCAGGAAGAGCGGCGCCTGCTGTACGTGGGCATCACCCGCGCCAAGATCCAGCTGTGGATGAGCTACAGCAAGCTGACCCGCAAGTTCGGTGAGCATGTGCGGCTGAAACCGAGCCGGTTCTTCGAGGAGATACCGGCCGAGGAGATCCAGCGCGATGGCGCGGATCCGGTGGCCGATGCGGCGCGGAAGAAGGAGCGCGCGACGGCGGGGTTGGCGGCGATCGAGGCGCTGTTCGATTGA
- a CDS encoding DUF3592 domain-containing protein — translation MSFIVSNDIPPVLTRTFLGLGVVLLVSALLAYVGARRFLDAAVIADGRITHVAASVDRGGSRTSGVKFLYWVDFTTSSGQVMRFFAGRTSRRAYMTGDHVDVLYLPDRPDKALVRSLSSPWGLGVILGLGGGLFLLAVGLMHLPQAARAWRRRQLLRHGTRVQAKVRAIKRDRGVFSGGRHPFVIVCAWRDPETTRWHVFHSAYLWADPRAQVSGRELDVHVMPGNPRYYHVDTSFIRSAPAPAR, via the coding sequence GTGTCCTTCATCGTGTCCAACGACATCCCTCCTGTTCTCACCCGTACCTTCCTCGGGCTGGGCGTGGTCCTGCTTGTTTCAGCGCTTCTGGCCTACGTTGGTGCCAGGCGCTTCCTCGATGCGGCGGTCATTGCCGATGGCAGGATCACCCATGTGGCTGCCAGCGTTGATCGCGGTGGTTCGCGCACTTCAGGGGTGAAGTTCCTGTACTGGGTGGACTTCACTACCAGCAGCGGGCAAGTGATGCGGTTCTTCGCAGGTCGTACCAGCCGTCGTGCCTACATGACGGGCGATCATGTAGATGTGCTGTACCTGCCGGACCGCCCGGACAAGGCCCTGGTGCGTTCGCTCTCATCACCCTGGGGCCTGGGCGTCATACTGGGATTGGGCGGCGGCCTATTCCTGCTGGCGGTGGGACTTATGCACCTGCCGCAGGCGGCGAGGGCATGGCGGCGCAGGCAGCTCCTTCGCCACGGGACACGGGTGCAAGCCAAGGTCCGGGCGATCAAGCGCGATCGCGGAGTATTTTCGGGGGGAAGGCATCCGTTCGTCATCGTCTGCGCCTGGCGCGATCCTGAAACCACTCGATGGCATGTCTTCCACAGTGCGTATCTCTGGGCCGATCCTCGTGCACAGGTGAGTGGGCGTGAACTGGATGTCCATGTCATGCCGGGCAATCCGCGCTACTACCATGTCGATACCTCCTTCATTCGATCAGCGCCGGCACCTGCACGCTGA
- a CDS encoding DUF3592 domain-containing protein produces MPTLLRCFLLFFFAVGLLILLAAAWLFVDVQRFARKAVSVTGTVVAVQAEDARSEMEGMPARDITLHRPVVRFQTAQGQMIQFTASFATGAPLYVVGEQVQVLYPGGMPSKARIQHPGLRWGAPLLLALMGMGFCLIAACVHRLCVRYWPILFGPRDGACG; encoded by the coding sequence ATGCCCACCCTCCTCAGATGTTTTTTGCTGTTTTTCTTTGCCGTGGGCCTGCTGATCCTTCTGGCCGCCGCCTGGCTGTTCGTGGACGTCCAGCGTTTCGCGCGCAAGGCCGTTTCCGTAACCGGAACGGTGGTGGCCGTCCAGGCAGAGGATGCCCGGTCGGAAATGGAGGGGATGCCCGCACGTGACATCACCCTGCATCGCCCGGTGGTGAGGTTCCAGACCGCACAGGGGCAGATGATTCAGTTCACCGCGTCCTTTGCTACCGGGGCACCACTGTACGTGGTCGGCGAACAGGTACAGGTGCTGTATCCCGGCGGCATGCCTTCCAAGGCTCGTATCCAGCACCCGGGATTGCGCTGGGGCGCACCGCTGCTGTTGGCGCTGATGGGCATGGGGTTCTGCCTGATCGCCGCATGCGTCCATCGCCTGTGCGTGCGCTACTGGCCGATCCTGTTCGGCCCGCGTGACGGGGCATGTGGCTAG
- a CDS encoding GNAT family N-acetyltransferase translates to MHPIESERLRLRRLEPDRDAAPMLALLNDPGFLRFIGDRNVRSEEQARDYIALRVLHSYALNGFGMYAIERLADGAWLGNAGLVRRDGLPGPDIGYAVLSEFAGQGYASEAARAVFTHARSQLDIEDLYGITDLDNVASGRILLGLGMHERGVIQLPNVDSASRLYATPGAAAVQQPA, encoded by the coding sequence ATGCATCCCATCGAAAGCGAACGCCTGCGGCTGCGCCGCCTGGAACCAGACCGGGATGCTGCGCCGATGCTGGCACTGCTCAACGATCCAGGCTTCCTGCGTTTCATCGGTGATCGCAACGTGCGCAGCGAGGAGCAGGCGCGGGACTACATCGCGCTGCGGGTGTTGCACAGTTATGCGTTGAATGGCTTCGGCATGTACGCGATCGAGCGCCTGGCCGATGGCGCGTGGCTGGGCAACGCCGGCCTGGTGCGGCGTGATGGCCTGCCGGGGCCGGATATCGGCTATGCGGTGCTGTCGGAGTTCGCGGGGCAGGGCTATGCCAGCGAGGCGGCGCGGGCGGTGTTCACGCATGCGCGCTCGCAGCTGGACATCGAGGATCTGTACGGCATCACCGATCTGGACAACGTGGCCTCCGGGCGCATCCTGCTGGGGCTGGGCATGCACGAACGCGGCGTGATCCAGTTGCCGAACGTGGACAGCGCGAGCCGGTTGTACGCCACGCCGGGGGCGGCGGCGGTTCAACAGCCAGCATGA
- a CDS encoding DUF4272 domain-containing protein yields the protein MLINAYSTLGPVLAPPPQADSASVRGLDDPALAPHLGGFVNYVLGHGDGQMTAARYHLMRHVQRVRQHYLFELAEADLEALQPWLLQANAVCFLEDGSVRDPAGRVLLGEAPNPQAQVPYPADAGRRRARSQQQLQAHELRVPPSLPPVLGAAEAQLREPAQVWARAQALLACALRAEALQSGEPPLSLAELAERLPALPEALSPAEAAFIEHGDAEAALPFGWRYESLAVLLWALGLSEALPWPQATCAVPDVVGALLQAADSGSVPATLRDTAELLDALDLHYRLHWAAREAQRQGAPLPGALVGGVIYERHYALNWLFCFEQADWDDVDTPT from the coding sequence ATGCTGATCAACGCGTATTCCACCCTCGGCCCGGTGCTGGCACCGCCACCACAGGCCGACAGTGCTTCCGTCCGTGGTCTTGATGACCCCGCACTGGCCCCGCACCTGGGCGGCTTCGTCAACTACGTGCTGGGCCATGGCGACGGGCAGATGACTGCCGCGCGCTATCACCTGATGCGGCACGTGCAGCGCGTGCGCCAGCACTATCTGTTCGAGCTGGCCGAGGCTGATCTGGAGGCGCTGCAGCCTTGGCTGCTGCAGGCCAATGCGGTGTGCTTCCTGGAAGATGGCAGCGTCCGCGATCCGGCCGGCAGGGTGCTGTTGGGTGAAGCGCCCAATCCGCAGGCGCAGGTGCCGTATCCCGCCGATGCCGGGCGGCGCCGTGCGCGCAGCCAACAGCAGCTGCAGGCCCACGAGCTGCGTGTCCCGCCGTCATTGCCACCTGTGCTGGGTGCGGCCGAGGCACAGCTGCGCGAGCCTGCCCAGGTCTGGGCCAGGGCACAGGCGCTGCTGGCCTGCGCGCTGCGCGCCGAGGCCCTGCAGTCCGGTGAACCACCGTTGAGCCTGGCCGAACTGGCCGAGCGTCTACCGGCGCTGCCGGAGGCCCTGAGCCCGGCCGAGGCCGCCTTCATCGAGCACGGCGACGCCGAGGCTGCCCTGCCGTTCGGCTGGCGCTACGAGAGTCTGGCCGTGCTGCTGTGGGCGCTGGGGCTGTCCGAGGCGCTGCCGTGGCCGCAGGCGACCTGCGCGGTGCCGGATGTGGTCGGCGCCCTGCTGCAGGCGGCTGACAGTGGCAGCGTCCCTGCGACCCTGCGCGATACCGCCGAGCTGCTGGATGCGCTGGATCTGCACTACCGCCTGCACTGGGCCGCACGTGAGGCCCAGCGCCAAGGTGCGCCGCTGCCGGGTGCGCTGGTGGGCGGCGTGATCTACGAGCGCCATTACGCGCTGAACTGGTTGTTCTGCTTTGAACAGGCCGACTGGGACGATGTCGATACGCCGACCTGA
- a CDS encoding DUF480 domain-containing protein, translating to MTDPAQTPDVPLLDAVQARLLGCLVEKEATTPDTYPLTVNAAQSAANQKTAREPVMNVSAGSVEHALRQLETLGLARQHFSSRADRYEHRLQSALDLTRQQTVLLALLLLRGPQTLGELVTRAERLHRFANTDEARHAIERLEQRALLVVLPRASGQREDRYMHLLCGEVDGAELAAKYASSGGGSSEAADPGLAERVAQLEAAVAELQAQLAELRGG from the coding sequence ATGACCGACCCTGCCCAGACCCCCGACGTTCCGCTGCTGGATGCCGTACAGGCGCGCCTGCTGGGCTGCCTGGTGGAGAAGGAAGCCACCACCCCGGACACCTACCCGCTGACGGTCAATGCAGCGCAATCGGCGGCCAACCAGAAGACCGCCCGCGAGCCGGTGATGAACGTGAGCGCCGGCAGCGTAGAGCATGCATTGCGCCAGCTGGAGACGCTGGGCCTGGCCCGCCAGCACTTCTCCTCGCGCGCCGACCGTTACGAGCACCGCCTGCAGAGCGCGCTGGACCTGACCCGGCAGCAGACCGTGCTGCTGGCCCTGCTGCTGCTGCGCGGGCCGCAGACGCTTGGCGAACTGGTCACCCGTGCCGAGCGCCTGCACCGCTTCGCCAATACCGATGAAGCCCGTCACGCCATCGAGCGACTGGAGCAGCGTGCCCTGCTGGTGGTGCTGCCGCGCGCCAGCGGCCAGCGCGAAGACCGCTACATGCACCTGCTGTGCGGTGAAGTGGACGGTGCCGAGCTGGCGGCGAAGTACGCCAGCAGTGGCGGTGGCAGCAGCGAAGCGGCCGACCCCGGCCTGGCCGAGCGTGTGGCCCAGCTGGAAGCGGCCGTGGCCGAGCTGCAGGCGCAGCTGGCGGAACTGCGCGGCGGTTGA
- a CDS encoding 5'-nucleotidase, lipoprotein e(P4) family, whose protein sequence is MRRPVSLSLTLLATAALGLSACKRVEAPAEAASPQAPAAAAKADGALDATANDNLNAVLWMQRAQEYKAITEQTYRAAADHLDVALKEAHWDALVPEERGNEAKGLKPAVVLDVDETVLDNSPYQARLVRDGKEYDELSWDQWVAEKKAKAIPGVVDFAKAANAKGVTLLYISNRAVHLKDATLANLREQGLPVADDSVFLGLGTVVEGCEQAGSEKNCRRRLAGQKYRVLMQFGDQLGDFVEVTANTNDGRDALLQQYHDWFGERWWMLPNPTYGGFEPAQFNNDYSQSRQARHDAKRAALDYAP, encoded by the coding sequence ATGCGTCGTCCTGTGTCCCTGTCTTTGACCCTGCTCGCCACCGCGGCGCTGGGCCTGTCCGCCTGCAAGCGCGTGGAAGCGCCTGCCGAAGCCGCCTCCCCGCAAGCGCCGGCCGCTGCCGCCAAGGCCGACGGCGCCCTCGACGCTACCGCCAACGACAACCTCAATGCCGTGCTGTGGATGCAGCGGGCGCAGGAATACAAGGCGATCACCGAGCAGACCTACCGTGCCGCCGCCGACCACCTGGACGTCGCGCTGAAGGAAGCCCACTGGGATGCGCTGGTGCCGGAAGAGCGCGGCAACGAGGCCAAGGGCCTGAAGCCGGCCGTGGTGCTGGACGTGGATGAGACCGTGCTGGACAACTCGCCCTATCAGGCGCGCCTGGTGCGTGACGGCAAGGAATACGACGAACTCAGCTGGGACCAGTGGGTGGCCGAAAAGAAGGCCAAGGCCATTCCTGGCGTGGTCGATTTCGCCAAGGCGGCCAATGCCAAGGGCGTCACCCTGCTGTACATCTCCAACCGCGCCGTGCATCTGAAGGACGCGACCCTGGCCAACCTGCGCGAGCAGGGCCTGCCGGTGGCCGATGACAGCGTGTTCCTTGGCCTGGGCACCGTGGTTGAAGGGTGCGAGCAGGCCGGCAGCGAGAAGAACTGCCGCCGTCGTCTGGCCGGCCAGAAGTACCGCGTGCTGATGCAGTTCGGCGACCAGCTGGGTGACTTCGTGGAAGTGACCGCCAACACCAATGATGGCCGCGACGCGCTGCTGCAGCAGTACCACGACTGGTTCGGCGAGCGCTGGTGGATGCTGCCGAACCCGACCTACGGCGGCTTCGAGCCGGCGCAGTTCAACAACGATTACTCGCAGTCGCGCCAGGCCCGTCATGACGCCAAGCGTGCTGCGCTGGATTACGCACCGTGA
- the pyrF gene encoding orotidine-5'-phosphate decarboxylase has translation MSRAPLPLRDDERLIFALDVPDRVQALEWVERLGDSVAFYKIGMELLASGEYFQVLDELARRDKRVFVDLKFFDIPATAAAVIKRLSQWPVSYATIHGWHPAMMEACAAANSGDMRLLAVTVLTSMGRADLAQMGIDREPVDVVVERALAAQAAGIDGVIASGQEAGPIRAATGTGFSIVCPGIRPGGPVGDDQKRTVGVAQAFADGADAIVVGRPIRLASDPQAAARAIQQEIATALAAR, from the coding sequence GTGAGCCGCGCGCCGCTGCCGCTGCGCGATGACGAGCGTCTGATCTTCGCGCTGGACGTGCCTGACCGCGTGCAGGCACTGGAGTGGGTCGAGCGCCTTGGCGACAGCGTGGCGTTCTACAAGATCGGCATGGAACTGCTTGCCTCCGGTGAGTACTTCCAGGTGCTGGACGAGCTGGCACGCCGTGACAAGCGCGTGTTCGTCGACCTGAAGTTCTTCGACATTCCGGCCACCGCCGCAGCGGTGATCAAACGCCTGTCGCAGTGGCCGGTCAGCTACGCCACCATCCACGGTTGGCACCCGGCGATGATGGAGGCCTGCGCAGCGGCCAACAGCGGCGACATGCGGCTGCTGGCGGTGACCGTGCTGACCTCGATGGGCCGCGCGGACCTGGCGCAGATGGGCATCGACCGCGAACCGGTGGATGTGGTGGTCGAGCGCGCGCTGGCCGCCCAGGCCGCTGGCATCGACGGCGTGATCGCCTCCGGCCAGGAAGCGGGTCCGATCCGCGCCGCGACCGGCACCGGTTTCTCGATCGTATGCCCGGGCATCCGCCCCGGTGGCCCGGTCGGCGATGACCAGAAACGTACCGTGGGGGTGGCGCAGGCCTTTGCCGATGGCGCCGACGCCATCGTGGTCGGTCGTCCGATCCGCCTGGCATCGGATCCGCAGGCCGCCGCACGGGCGATCCAGCAGGAAATCGCGACGGCTCTGGCCGCGCGCTGA